GTAATCTCATTGTTATCAATCATTTTATATTATCCTAGCATTGATAAAATTAAACAAAAATTATAAAATTATGTTATAAAGGAACAGCTATAATATAATTAGAAAATACTTTCATGTCATCTTTTCTTATTAAAGACATTTTAACCTTTTATCAAGACGCAGGTCTTGACTATTCTATTTTAGAAACTCCTGCTATTTTAACACAACCCATTCTAAAAAAAGAAGTTAAACCTGTTTGCGCTACTGATAATATTAATAATTTAGCTGACCTTAATAAATTTATGGCTAATCTTACTAATTTTTCTTTAAAAAGAACAGCGCAAAATGACTGTTTTGGTACAGGTATAATAAATGCTAAATTAATGGTAATTGGCCCACCACCAGATAGAGAAGAAGATAAAAACGGTACAATATTTGCAGGAATAGCCGGACAATTGCTAGATAAAATGTTATTATCTATTAATGAAACCAGAGAAACTATTTATCTGACCCATATTATTCCTTGGCGTCCACCAGGTAATAGAGCCCCTACCACAATAGAAATTGAAAAATGTCGCCCGTGGATAGAAAAACAGATAGAATTAGTAGCTCCAAAAGTTATTTTAGCAATGGGAGGATTAGCAACGCAAATATTATTAAAAAATAATGTATTTTTAACTATAAGAGGAAAATGGCAAGAATATCAAACTACAAACGGACAAACATGCTTACTTATGCCTAGCTTTAGCCCTTCAGACCTATTAAAAATGCCCAGTCAAAAAAAATACGCATGGCATGATTTATTAGAAGTCAAACAAAAAATAAAATTTTAATTTTGTGTGCTATATAAAAAAACACTAGACATAAGTGTCAACTTTTGATTCATTATTAATAATGAAAAAATTTCATAGAAATCAATCACTAATGAAAGTAATCTCTTAATGACAGGGTGGCAAAAAAAGGATAATGAAATAAAGGAAACAACAACTCAAGTTGTTGAACAAAAAATTTCATCATCAAAATCATCTAATTTGTCATTTTTAAGCATATTCAATAAATTTTTCAGTATTCTAATAACTAGCGCTATAATAATATTTATAACTTATATAGCAAGTGCAGACTTATATCAGCTAAAACAACAGCAAAATAAAGACAATCTAAATTATCAATTACTATTAAATACCAATGAATTAAAAGAGTTGGTTAGCAAAAAAGGAATTAATTTAGTAGCAACAATAACAAATTTTGCTAAAAATAAAGCTCTAACAGATGATATTTTCATCGCAATTCTTAGCAAAGACTATCAATCTGCAAAAGTTAGCTATCATTTCAATGAATTAGATCAAG
The Bartonella sp. DGB1 genome window above contains:
- a CDS encoding uracil-DNA glycosylase — protein: MSSFLIKDILTFYQDAGLDYSILETPAILTQPILKKEVKPVCATDNINNLADLNKFMANLTNFSLKRTAQNDCFGTGIINAKLMVIGPPPDREEDKNGTIFAGIAGQLLDKMLLSINETRETIYLTHIIPWRPPGNRAPTTIEIEKCRPWIEKQIELVAPKVILAMGGLATQILLKNNVFLTIRGKWQEYQTTNGQTCLLMPSFSPSDLLKMPSQKKYAWHDLLEVKQKIKF